The Corylus avellana chromosome ca11, CavTom2PMs-1.0 genome contains the following window.
TTCCAACTTTCCAAAATTGTCTTTGAAGTGTGGAACTTGCCGAAAAtacttatttttcttcaaaaccctaTAAAAAGACAGAAAACACAAATATGAAGCAAAACATCACAAAAGAACAAGGCTAAGAacttaacaaatgtaaattaatgggctaaaatatgtatattttaccATTTATCATTGGTTAGTACCAGACGTAtattattagtagcgtgggctacccgaggtcagactcggttgggctgctagtgttatggacagtagtGTACAATGTTTAGGGCactgacattgtattacaggtccctcgggacaacgCTAACCCTGTTGAGAAGGAGTAATATCTtaggtagaccatatatgatagttatgacctataaagcattagttttctgcattaaaatacttaggtgatTGCCTCTAGGAGTACACcaccattttattaatcaaacaatacttttatggcGTATTAATGTtgacaacacctcttttcaatgtttaccaaaactgcacgtttatttatgcttaataATAATGGACTCATGTCATACTCCATCgcgaggtttacttactaagtcgttagacttacgcggttATTACTAAGAAGCCTGTttctagaacccaagagtggtaCGGTTGCCACTACAAAAtttgctttaagatcttcatgtTGTTATCAGGTTTACTTTATATTActgttagttgctccatgtctttaatttgaAGATTATACTTGTTGTTGTAATgatttataaatttctcaaatttatttcaccGCATTAACTCTGATGTTGCTTAGAGAGGCAATTCCCCATTTAGCCACTAGTCTGTTAAATTgaggtaattgccagtaactcTGCCAGGCTAGTCAAGGCTAGTTTTTGGGGCATTACATTCACCCTCAACTTGTGATAGCCTGAGCGCAAGTCAATCTTAGACAACACATGCGCTCCTTGCAGCTGATCCAATAGGTCATCAATCCTTGGCAAAGGATACTTTTTCTTAATTGTGACCTTGTTCAACTCACGATAGTCGATGCACATCCTTATCTACTCGTCCTTCTTCTTCACAAATAACACTAGTGTTCCCCACACTGATGAGCTAAGGCAGATAAACTCCTTATCCAATAGCTCCTGAAGTTATTCCTTCAGCTCCTTCAACTCCGACGGTGCCATCCTATATGGTTTGATATAGGATTGGTGCCTGGCATGCACACGATTCCAAACTCCACTTCTCTTTGGGGTGGCAATCCAGCATAGTCCATTGAGAAGACATTTGGAAAGTCCAGCACCACAAGGATGTCTTGCAAgttcttctctttctccttcGCCGGGGCGATGACAAATGCCAAGAACGCCTGTCCTCCTCCAAGAATAAGCTTCCTGGCCCGAATGGCCAAAATAGTGGGAGGTAAAGACCTCACTCGCAATCCATCAAACATGACTTCTCCTTCTCTCCACAACCTAAGCGCAACCTCCTTCCGAGCGCAGTCAATAACCGTAGAATGCTTCGTTAGCCAATCCATCCTGAGAATAACATCGTAACTATTCATAGGGAGAATAACTAAGTTTGTGGAAAGTATTATTCCACATATGCTTACAGGGCATCCACAAACTGCACGCTTACTAATGTGGTCTTTTTAAAGCAATGATAAAATATCACTCGCAATAATACGAATCCCTGTATGATaaggctatattgagggtgtcaaacctcaaggactacaaggaattgttatcaagtttatcaatatcaaaagtaacttaagaaaagatttgtgatttgttttataactaaagtgcataaaaataaaagaaaattgaaatataacaAAGAGAGTGTAAGGTATTGACTTCACTGCTATCcacacatcaatggttaatcatatttaatcaagaaattcattctatgcatgttataaataaacaagaagaaaataccttattaaagaataagtataatccatatTCGATTGGTAtggaccgtccacctaaccactaaaatGCGGTACGACctgtctttcctaggtatggattatctaattctttaataagatTCAGACAATCGATGGAATAGTACAACTCATCTTTGGTTGGCAaagaccgtctacctaaattacactaaactagggtgtagtacgatccgtcttttcTAAGTATGGCCTATCTAATCCTCTttatcatatgtcaattaaaatcgttgtataaccatcatctccataatcacaaaaaataagaataatttgagtttaataaaagtaaaagactttctaagacaagctATGAATTTCACCAGCATTGATTttagaatttaagaacaattgcatttaaacattaagaacaatatcaaattgtagcaatcctcataattatacaaccaacatgcataaactgaaaatctataaattaagatacaatcaaaccatcGTGCTTGGATACGGTTACATCAATACTCCATGAAAAgttttagccgctcatgactcTGCTAAGCCTCCAATAActatttgctgaatttttgcACTAGGCAGTAGCGTGTCTTTCTTCAATggttagaggcctatttataaggagTAGGAGACCCTAacaaccctagaaaccctaaaaaaaactataagtcagtctcccagtccaagtgGGAGACTAAAAACCTTCTCCAGGGTAGATTTGGGCACTTTCTACAACCTGGGAGCCCGAGTATGCTCGATCCCACTTATGGTGCGTTCGATCCCACTTGTGACATGGCTGTTTTATGCTCTGATCTTGCGAGGCAATTTGGCATCaaaaacgtccgaattaggaaatttGTGTTTCACTatgatttgtagcattttgagttagctttccactgctactagtttcacctcaatcaAATACCCaagcggaaagttatggtcaaaatactgagacatgtgctaggtcttctcaaagtgtgctttaagcgcaaaatcaatggtttttcttgtattctccctaagaacctgaaaacactaaaataacacaaaatcaaacaaataaaaatgttaaggaATTATCATATGCGAGTTAAgtggcttgaatgtgcaacattcggtgcttatcactTACAAACTACAGTTTTGCCTACATGGGTAGTTACAGTAAGATTGAATTCCAAAGTTGGTACTAGAAGTCTAGACAGTCTTACAAATATTATAGATACGAAAGAGTGGGTAGCCCCTGAATCAAACAAAATTGAAGCCTCAAATCCAAGCATAGGGACAACACCTCTCACCACTTCCGTTTCCCCTTCCATCTCTCTCGGAATAAGCGAGTAGACTCGTGCTGGAGTCAAAGGCCTTTGAGTATTCCCTGACTAAGGAACGGCCTTGTCCATGCAGTCCTTGCTGAAATGGAAAAACTGGTCGCACCGATAATAAGTCCCCACACCCATCCTACAGAGTCCCGAGTGAACCCTGTTGCACTTCCGGCACAACTCCGGCGTCTGACCCTTCTGCTGCTGGGCCTGAGAGGTATTCGGGGCATGTGCTTGTGGCCTTTAGGTGGATAACTTCCCACTGCCATCCTCTTAACTGGCCCAACTCCTCTAGATGAAGTACTAGGTTATTAAGTCTTCCTCTCTGGTCCACGAACTCCACCGCATTCTGCTTATAGATCGAAGCCCGGTCAACAAAGTGGGAGAAATTGCTGATGTTGAAGCAGGTCATCATGGTCCGAATACAGGTGTTTAGACCCCGCTCAAACTTCTTCACCTTCTTCTCCTCATACGGGATGAGGTACATGCCAAACCTTGACAGCTGAAGAAACCTTGCGGCGTACTCAATTACCAACATCCTTCCCTGGACCAAGTCCATGAATTCTCATGCCTTCGCCTCCTGCACAACCTTGGAAGCACTTCTACTTGAAGATGGCCCAAGCAATGGCGATTGTGAGAGtgtgttttgtgagattttgtgtgttttgtggagaagagaggaggttcttgaagtttcgcttca
Protein-coding sequences here:
- the LOC132165024 gene encoding uncharacterized protein LOC132165024; translated protein: MDLVQGRMLVIEYAARFLQLSRFGMYLIPYEEKKVKKFERGLNTCIRTMMTCFNISNFSHFVDRASIYKQNAVEFVDQRGRLNNLVLHLEELGQLRGWQWEVIHLKATSTCPEYLSGPAAEGSDAGVVPEVQQGSLGTLMDWLTKHSTVIDCARKEVALRLWREGEVMFDGLRVRSLPPTILAIRARKLILGGGQAFLAFVIAPAKEKEKNLQDILVVLDFPNVFSMDYAGLPPQREVEFGIVCMPVKEEYIPKTTFRTRYGHYEFSVMSFELTNAPAIFMDMISRVFRDYLDQFTVVFIDDFLIYTKTPEEHEEHLRKALERLRRE